In a genomic window of Phragmites australis chromosome 14, lpPhrAust1.1, whole genome shotgun sequence:
- the LOC133891012 gene encoding E3 ubiquitin-protein ligase SP1-like yields MMIPWGGVGCCLSAAALYLLGRSSGRDAEVLRSVARAGSMKDLAAILDTAIKVLPLVVAVSGRVGSDTPLICQQSGMRGVIVEETAEQHFLKHNDAGSWIQDSAVMLSVSKEVPWYLDDGTGRAYVVGARAAAGLILTVASDVFEESGRTLVRGTLDYLQGLKMLGVKRTERVLPTGTSLTVVGEAIKDDVGTIRIQRPHKGPFYVSPKSIDQLILNLGKWAKLYRLASMGFATFGVFLLAKRAIQHFLERKRRNELQKRVLHAAAQRQAREAEGANGTSDTEPNSRKDQLVLDICVICLEQEYNAVFVPCGHMCCCMTCSSHLTNCPLCRRRIDQAVRTFRH; encoded by the exons ATGATGATCCCTTGGGGCGGGGTGGGATGCTGCCTCAGCGCCGCGGCGTTGTATCTTCTCGGGAGGAGCAGTGGGAG GGATGCGGAGGTGCTGCGATCGGTGGCGAGGGCGGGCAGCATGAAGGATTTAG CTGCTATCTTGGACACTGCAATTAAAGTTCTACCACTTGTAGTTGCCGTCTCTGGACGAGTTGGTTCAGACACGCCACTGATATGCCAACAAAGTGGCATGAGAGGTGTAATCGTTGAGGAAACG GCAGAGCAACACTTCCTGAAGCACAACGATGCTGGATCCTGGATTCAAGATTCTGCAGTGATGCTTTCTGTTAGCAAAGAGGTTCCATGGTATCTG GATGATGGTACTGGGCGTGCCTATGTGGTCGGTGCGCGTGCTGCAGCCGGTTTAATTTTAACTGTTGCCAGTGATGTTTTTGAGGAGTCAGGGCGAACACTTGTACGTGGAACTCTAGATTATTTACAAGGATTGAAG ATGCTTGGAGTAAAGCGAACTGAAAGGGTACTTCCAACTGGAACTTCATTGACGGTTGTTGGTGAG GCCATTAAAGATGATGTTGGAACTATTCGAATTCAGCGACCGCACAAAGGACCATTTTATGTATCCCCGAAAAGCATCGATCAACTTATCTTGAATCTTGGAAAATGGGCCAA GTTATATCGACTCGCTTCCATGGGCTTTGCAACATTTGGTGTCTTCCTTCTTGCAAAGCGTGCAATACAACATTTTCTGGAAAGAAAGCGACGGAATGAACTGCAGAAAAG GGTTCTTCATGCTGCAGCACAAAGGCAAGCTAGGGAAGCTGAAG GGGCCAATGGTACATCGGACACAGAGCCTAACAGTAGAAAAGATCAATTAGTGCTGGACATATGTGTCATATGCCTTGAGCAAGAGTACAATGCTGTTTTTGTGCC GTGTGGCCACATGTGTTGCTGCATGACCTGCTCCTCGCATTTAACAAACTGCCCACTTTGCCGGAGAAGAATCGACCAAGCTGTCAGAACTTTCCGCCATTGA
- the LOC133891477 gene encoding DEAD-box ATP-dependent RNA helicase 57, with amino-acid sequence MENSKLSSALFAGTHFDRKRFAGDFARFRKGPPPPSADAAQSSAPSPGKKRKRKSKAKANKSKKKLAEAAAASSSDVVEAFNVFKGLADNHVEVGSEKVETGKDEDEEVVRRRKEIEREIERAAILRKRFDIHISGQKVPAPLESFEELVSRYGCDSYLVGNLLKLGFQEPTPIQRQAIPILLLGRECFACAPTGSGKTLAFLFPILMKIKPGSKGGIKAVILCPTRELAAQTVRECKKLAKGRKYYIKLMTKDLSKSGNFKDMHCDILVSTPLRLDHAVKKRDLDLSSVEYLVLDESDKLFELGFVEVIDSVVEACSNPSVIRSLFSATLPDSIEALARTIMHDAIRVIVGRKNSASSLIKQKLIFAGTEKGKLLALRQSFQESLNPPVLIFVQSKERAKELYKELAFDDVRADVIHADLTEQQRQDAVDNLRAGKTWVLIATEVIARGMDFKGVNCVINYDFPESSAAYIHRIGRSGRAGRSGEAITFFTEEDKPFLRNIANVLTSSGCEVPSWIMTLPKLKRKKHRVQRDPICTMPDED; translated from the exons ATGGAGAACTCGAAGCTCTCATCGGCGCTCTTCGCGGGCACCCACTTCGACCGCAAGCGCTTCGCCGGCGACTTCGCCCGGTTCCGGAAAGGCCCGCCTCCGCCATCCGCCGATGCCGCCCAGTCCTCCGCGCCGTCCCCTGGGAAGAAGCGTAAGCGCAAGAGCAAGGCCAAGGCAAATAAGAGCAAGAAAAAGCTGGCCGAAGCGGCGGCCGCCTCCTCGTCTG ATGTTGTGGAGGCGTTCAATGTGTTCAAGGGATTGGCGGATAATCATGTCGAGGTGGGTTCTGAGAAGGTGGAGACGggtaaggatgaggatgaggaggttGTAAGGCGGCGGAAGGAAATCGAGAGGGAAATTGAG AGAGCTGCCATTCTTCGGAAGAGGTTTGACATCCACATTTCAGGACAAAAGGTTCCAGCACCTCTTGAGAGCTTTGAAGAACTGGTTTCGAG GTATGGTTGCGATTCCTATTTGGTCGGGAACTTGTTAAAACTTGGGTTTCAAGAACCTACACCTATACAGAGGCAGGCCATCCCCATTCTTCTTTTG GGGAGGGAATGCTTTGCTTGTGCACCTACAGGATCTGGCAAGACACTGGCTTTCTTGTTTCCGATTCTTATGAAAATTAAG CCAGGGTCTAAAGGTGGTATTAAAGCTGTGATTCTTTGCCCAACAAGGGAATTGGCAGCACAAACTGTGAGAGAGTGCAAGAAGTTGGCTAAGGGAAGGAAGTACTACATTAAATTAATGACCAAAGATCTCTCCAAATCTGGGAATTTCAAGGATATGCACTGTGACATCCTTGTTTCCACCCCGCTTCGTCTGGACCATGCTGTTAAAAAAAGAGACCTGGATTTAAGTAG TGTGGAGTACCTTGTCTTGGATGAATCTGATAAACTTTTTGAGCTTGGATTTGTTGAAGTGATCGATTCAGTTGTCGAAGCCTGCTCGAATCCTTCAGTAATCCGATCTTTGTTCAGTGCCACATTGCCCGATTCAATTGAGGCTCTTGCGCGCACAATAATGCATGATGCTATTCGAGTTATTGTTGGAAGAAA GAATTCAGCCTCCTCACTGATTAAGCAAAAGTTGATTTTCGCTGGAACTGAGAAGGGGAAGTTGCTAGCTCTTCGCCAAAGCTTTCAAGAG TCTCTCAATCCTCCAGTTTTGATCTTTGTTCAAAGCAAAGAGAGGGCAAAAGAGCTTTATAAAGAATTGGCATTTGACGACGTTAGAGCTGATGTAATCCATGCAGACCTCACTGAACAGCAG CGTCAAGATGCCGTTGACAACTTGAGAGCTGGAAAGACCTGGGTACTTATAGCAACAGAAGTCATTGCCCGGGGAATGGACTTCAAAGGTGTAAACTGCGTAATAAACTACGATTTTCCAGAGTCATCTGCTGCCTATATTCACAGGATAG GACGATCTGGAAGAGCAGGCAGATCTGGGGAGGCCATCACTTTTTTCACAGAGGAGGATAAGCCATTCTTACGGAACATCGCTAATGTGCTGACATCTTCAGGCTGTGAAGTTCCTTCCTGGATAATGACATTGCCTAAGCTCAAGCGAAAGAAACACAGGGTACAGAGGGACCCCATCTGCACCATGCCTGATGAAGATTAA